Proteins encoded within one genomic window of Flavobacterium gilvum:
- a CDS encoding L-threonylcarbamoyladenylate synthase translates to MDINQEVHNAFEVIKEGGIILYPTDTVWGIGCDATNPEAIAKIYKLKQRAETQSMICLMNGEKMIYNVFKEIPEVAWQIMDLSENPTTLILDQPRNVAPNIIAPDNTLGIRIVKEPFCFKLMERMKKPLVSTSANISGQPTPKSFKEISPEIIKGVDYVVNLHHDKIAGKPSTIIKLTSDSQVKIIRK, encoded by the coding sequence ATGGACATTAATCAAGAAGTTCACAACGCATTTGAAGTAATAAAAGAAGGCGGAATCATACTTTACCCAACTGACACTGTATGGGGAATTGGTTGCGATGCAACCAATCCAGAAGCCATTGCCAAAATATACAAACTCAAACAAAGAGCCGAAACCCAAAGTATGATTTGCCTAATGAACGGCGAAAAAATGATTTATAATGTTTTCAAAGAAATTCCCGAAGTTGCCTGGCAAATCATGGATCTCTCTGAAAACCCAACTACTTTGATACTGGATCAACCGCGAAATGTGGCTCCAAATATTATCGCTCCCGATAACACATTGGGTATCCGCATTGTCAAAGAACCCTTTTGTTTCAAACTGATGGAGCGAATGAAAAAACCGTTAGTCTCAACTTCGGCAAACATTTCTGGGCAGCCAACACCAAAAAGTTTCAAAGAAATCAGTCCCGAAATTATAAAAGGCGTTGACTATGTTGTAAATTTGCACCACGATAAAATCGCTGGAAAACCTTCCACTATTATAAAATTGACAAGCGATTCGCAAGTGAAAATCATTCGGAAATAG
- a CDS encoding glycosyltransferase family 2 protein: MKLSVAMCTYNGEKYIKEQLHSILNQTMALDEIVICDDGSNDKTIAIIGEFQDEFPGKILLFKNQDNLGSTKNFEKAISICTGDYIFLSDQDDIWKENKVEKIIQYFIANQSTEAVFTNGDLINEKSEKFSQNSLWDFTFFMENQLTKPINLYNHIIFKANMVTGATLCFKKEIRNLILPIPNIKKFYHDEWIAIAIANRNNLGYLTDKLISYRIHNNQQSGFSNNLKADKSKKYQLKSNYILGLDEPKSFKEYNQLAKVYYRNYLKFKSASKEAKEEFPVNFNEIAEIYLNLFKKCENSLKKNNPIFYFFRNLTDKIRGKRQLN; encoded by the coding sequence ATGAAACTATCTGTTGCCATGTGCACTTATAATGGTGAAAAATATATCAAAGAACAACTTCACAGTATTTTAAACCAAACAATGGCTCTCGATGAAATTGTCATTTGTGATGATGGATCTAATGACAAAACGATTGCAATCATAGGAGAATTTCAGGATGAATTCCCTGGCAAAATTTTATTGTTTAAAAATCAGGATAATTTAGGAAGTACCAAAAATTTTGAAAAAGCCATCTCTATTTGTACAGGTGATTACATTTTTTTGAGCGATCAAGACGATATTTGGAAAGAAAATAAAGTTGAAAAAATCATTCAATATTTTATAGCGAATCAATCAACCGAAGCGGTTTTTACCAACGGTGATTTAATCAATGAAAAAAGTGAAAAATTCTCTCAAAATAGCCTTTGGGACTTTACTTTTTTCATGGAAAATCAACTAACAAAACCAATTAACTTATACAACCATATTATATTTAAAGCAAATATGGTTACTGGTGCTACACTTTGTTTCAAAAAGGAAATTAGAAATTTAATTTTGCCTATTCCTAATATTAAAAAATTTTATCATGACGAATGGATTGCAATTGCAATTGCCAACCGAAATAATTTAGGCTATTTAACCGATAAATTGATTTCCTATAGAATTCATAACAATCAACAAAGTGGTTTTAGTAACAATCTTAAGGCTGATAAATCAAAAAAGTACCAATTAAAAAGCAACTATATATTAGGTCTTGATGAGCCTAAATCATTTAAGGAATACAATCAATTAGCCAAAGTCTACTATCGGAATTATCTAAAATTTAAATCAGCATCTAAGGAAGCTAAAGAAGAATTCCCTGTAAATTTCAATGAAATTGCAGAGATTTATTTAAACTTATTCAAAAAATGTGAAAACTCGCTAAAAAAAAACAACCCAATTTTCTATTTTTTCAGAAATTTGACCGACAAAATACGAGGAAAAAGACAATTAAATTAA
- a CDS encoding CDP-alcohol phosphatidyltransferase family protein → MPKLAPQHQFLDLSDYGRPLARLFANQLKNTRFTPIHITFLFGISGLIAIYCILQNHYFFASFFIILKSIIDAVDGELARVKKTPSYTGRYLDSIFDLILNFLIFMAICYVSQTTFWITLLAFIGIQLQGTLYNYYYVILRNKSAGGDATSQIFENKSPRALPGESQKWVDILFAVYTVVYGIFDKIIHTLDSDAYKVKTFPNWFMTLVSLYGLGFQLLLIALLLPLGGIEIIAPFFVFYSVLILVLIGIRKVYIK, encoded by the coding sequence ATGCCAAAACTCGCTCCCCAACACCAATTCCTAGATTTATCCGATTACGGCAGGCCATTGGCACGACTATTTGCAAATCAACTAAAAAATACCCGCTTCACCCCCATTCATATAACCTTTCTATTTGGCATTTCGGGTTTGATTGCGATTTATTGCATTTTACAAAACCATTACTTTTTTGCTTCCTTTTTTATCATTTTAAAATCAATTATCGACGCAGTTGACGGAGAATTAGCACGCGTTAAAAAAACACCTTCTTATACAGGAAGATACCTCGACAGCATATTCGACCTTATCCTTAATTTCTTGATTTTTATGGCAATCTGCTACGTTTCCCAAACCACTTTTTGGATAACTCTACTAGCCTTTATCGGGATACAACTTCAGGGAACTTTATACAATTATTACTATGTTATTTTGAGAAATAAATCGGCGGGAGGAGACGCCACGAGCCAAATTTTCGAAAACAAATCGCCTCGGGCCCTTCCGGGCGAAAGCCAAAAATGGGTAGATATTTTGTTTGCGGTCTACACAGTTGTTTATGGCATTTTTGACAAAATAATCCACACTTTGGACAGCGATGCCTACAAAGTAAAAACATTTCCTAATTGGTTCATGACATTGGTTTCCCTTTACGGATTAGGCTTTCAGTTGCTTTTAATTGCCTTGCTTTTACCTTTGGGCGGGATAGAAATCATAGCTCCATTTTTTGTTTTCTATTCAGTATTGATTTTAGTTTTGATAGGAATCAGGAAAGTTTACATCAAATAA
- a CDS encoding 2TM domain-containing protein, with translation MENKQIYVFSEIKKGALMCLKMALIFTLIFSVIFGNEFSFENLWKSFFISSLYCFGLGFGNGVINLLLDKKWDWLEQTNMRVYFGVIAAVLYTVPAVLGVNYLIFIVYQKNDPSVFFSSKMILIHLFYVILSLGVSVFMHARSFMLNWKQASKSEVTQQRIIAGTANAKFETLKNQIDPHFLFNSLNVLSSLIEENPENAQRFTTSLSKIYRYVLEQKDKELVSISEELSFAKTYMNLLKMRFENSLFYELPETNINPEAKVVPLSLQLLLENTVKHNVVSEQKPLHIRIFIDGDYLAIQNDFQKKEVMQSREGVGLQNIVDRYGIITNRKVLIEQNEQTFTVRIPILTKQISAMETNSDYNDENRAYFRAKKRVEELKGFYGNLISYCCVIPFLVFINLKFSPGFQWFWFSALGWGFGVVMHALKVFGYSSDWEERKIREILEKENNRQIWK, from the coding sequence ATGGAAAATAAACAAATATATGTTTTCTCAGAAATAAAAAAAGGAGCTTTAATGTGTTTAAAGATGGCTTTGATTTTTACTTTGATATTTTCTGTGATATTTGGAAACGAATTCAGTTTTGAAAATCTTTGGAAATCATTTTTTATAAGTTCGTTGTATTGTTTCGGGCTTGGTTTTGGAAACGGAGTAATCAATCTTCTGTTGGATAAAAAATGGGATTGGTTGGAACAAACCAATATGAGAGTCTACTTTGGTGTAATTGCTGCTGTTTTGTACACCGTTCCGGCTGTTTTAGGGGTGAATTATCTCATTTTTATTGTCTATCAAAAAAATGACCCATCCGTGTTTTTTAGTTCAAAAATGATACTGATACATCTGTTTTATGTCATTTTATCATTAGGAGTTTCTGTTTTTATGCACGCAAGAAGTTTTATGCTGAATTGGAAACAAGCTTCGAAATCTGAAGTTACCCAACAACGAATCATTGCCGGTACTGCCAATGCAAAATTTGAAACACTAAAAAACCAAATCGACCCACATTTTTTGTTTAACAGTCTGAATGTTTTGAGTTCGCTGATAGAGGAAAATCCAGAAAATGCCCAGCGATTTACAACCTCCTTGTCAAAAATTTACAGATATGTTTTGGAACAAAAAGACAAAGAATTGGTTTCGATTTCCGAGGAATTGTCTTTTGCCAAAACGTATATGAATTTGCTCAAAATGCGCTTCGAAAACAGCTTGTTCTACGAATTGCCTGAAACGAATATAAATCCAGAAGCCAAAGTAGTGCCACTTTCGTTGCAGTTGTTATTGGAAAATACAGTGAAGCATAATGTGGTCAGCGAACAAAAACCGTTGCATATTCGAATATTCATTGATGGAGATTATTTGGCGATTCAAAATGATTTTCAAAAGAAGGAAGTAATGCAGAGCCGTGAGGGAGTGGGATTGCAAAACATAGTGGACCGCTATGGAATTATTACCAACCGAAAGGTTTTGATTGAACAAAATGAACAAACATTTACAGTGAGAATACCAATTTTAACCAAACAAATTAGTGCTATGGAAACAAATTCAGACTATAACGATGAAAACAGAGCTTATTTCAGGGCCAAAAAAAGAGTGGAAGAATTAAAAGGATTTTACGGAAACCTCATTTCGTACTGCTGCGTAATACCGTTTTTGGTTTTCATTAATTTAAAATTTTCACCAGGATTTCAGTGGTTTTGGTTTTCGGCTTTGGGCTGGGGATTTGGAGTTGTAATGCATGCTTTAAAAGTTTTTGGTTATAGCTCAGATTGGGAAGAGCGAAAAATACGTGAAATTTTGGAAAAAGAAAACAACAGACAAATCTGGAAATAA
- a CDS encoding LytR/AlgR family response regulator transcription factor translates to MTTIIIEDEKPAARLLQRKLEKINIQVQVMLHSVEEALNWFSENEHPDLIFLDIQLSDGLSFEIFEKTNIKSAVIFTTAYDEYALRAFKLNSIDYLLKPIDEDDLEVAVSKFKERFQFLKTTLKEPVQLDFEQIRKMLSNPFEKTFKKRFTVKIGQHLKVISADEIECFFSENKGTYLHTFDNRNYLLDSTLEVLEQELDTAEFYRISRKFIISLKAIKEIVVHSNSRLKIILPTYREDEVIVSREKVSDFKNWIG, encoded by the coding sequence ATGACTACAATAATAATCGAAGACGAAAAACCGGCAGCAAGATTGTTGCAACGAAAACTCGAAAAAATAAATATTCAGGTACAAGTAATGCTTCACTCTGTTGAAGAAGCCTTGAATTGGTTTTCCGAAAATGAACACCCTGATTTGATTTTTCTGGACATACAATTATCGGATGGATTGTCATTTGAAATCTTCGAAAAAACGAATATAAAAAGCGCTGTTATTTTTACAACTGCTTATGATGAATATGCGCTTCGGGCATTCAAATTAAACAGCATCGATTACCTTTTGAAACCCATCGATGAGGATGATTTGGAAGTGGCTGTTTCAAAATTTAAAGAACGTTTTCAATTTTTAAAAACAACGCTAAAAGAACCCGTGCAATTGGATTTTGAACAGATCCGAAAAATGCTTTCGAATCCATTTGAAAAAACATTCAAAAAAAGATTTACTGTAAAAATAGGGCAGCACCTCAAAGTAATTTCTGCCGATGAAATTGAATGTTTTTTCAGTGAAAATAAGGGAACTTATCTTCACACTTTTGATAACAGAAATTATTTATTGGACTCAACTTTGGAGGTTTTGGAGCAGGAATTAGACACAGCTGAGTTTTACAGAATAAGCCGAAAATTTATTATTTCGCTTAAAGCAATAAAAGAAATAGTGGTGCACAGCAATTCCAGACTCAAGATAATTTTGCCTACTTATAGAGAAGATGAGGTGATTGTAAGCCGCGAAAAAGTGTCAGATTTCAAAAATTGGATCGGTTAA
- a CDS encoding 2TM domain-containing protein codes for MGRFRRQFRDELAREHEKHYGKDFVKEFSSEERFIAAYKKVKKIKGFYTHLKIYIIVNVIIIATSLNREIFSEGIQSSGLLEWHTYSTALFWGIGLVAHGLSVFGSDIIFSEDWEQKKIKEFMEKDKSQKWE; via the coding sequence ATGGGACGATTTAGAAGGCAATTCCGCGACGAATTGGCACGAGAGCATGAAAAACACTATGGAAAAGATTTTGTAAAGGAATTTAGCTCAGAGGAACGATTTATTGCCGCGTACAAGAAAGTAAAAAAGATAAAAGGATTTTACACGCATTTGAAGATTTACATCATTGTGAATGTAATCATCATTGCAACGAGTTTAAATCGAGAGATTTTCAGCGAAGGAATTCAATCAAGCGGTCTCCTGGAGTGGCACACGTATTCGACCGCATTATTTTGGGGAATAGGTTTAGTCGCCCACGGATTATCTGTTTTTGGCTCTGATATCATTTTTAGTGAAGATTGGGAACAAAAGAAAATCAAAGAATTTATGGAAAAAGATAAAAGTCAAAAATGGGAGTGA
- a CDS encoding CCA tRNA nucleotidyltransferase produces MTYKEALNNKIFEVISQASQELNIESYVIGGFVRDLLLNRDSKKDIDVVAVGSGIELALKVSDLLPKKPKVQVFKTYGTAMLRFEDTEIEFVGARKESYNLDSRNPIVENGTLEDDQNRRDFTINALALSLNPKTFGDLSDPFGGISDLESKIIKTPLDPDITFSDDPLRMLRGIRFATQLGFAIDQNSLDSIAKNAERIKIISGERIVEELNKILSTDKPSVGFLLLYKTGLLDIILPELTALNQVEEIEGHTHKNNFYHTLEVVDNICPNTDDVWLRWAALLHDIGKAPTKRFNKKQGWTFHGHEFLGGKMAKKIFERLHMPLNHKMKFVQKMVIMSSRPIVLAQDIVTDSAVRRLVFDAGEDVENLMTLCEADITTKNPNKFKKYHKNFEIVRKKIVEVEERDHVRNFQPPISGEEIMEIFNLKPSREIGMLKDAVKEAILEGEIPNEYQRAYDFVLKKGEKMGLKKV; encoded by the coding sequence ATGACATACAAAGAAGCCTTAAACAATAAAATATTCGAAGTCATTTCGCAGGCATCCCAAGAACTTAATATCGAAAGTTACGTGATTGGGGGATTTGTCCGTGATTTACTTTTAAACAGAGATTCCAAAAAAGATATTGATGTCGTGGCCGTTGGGAGCGGAATCGAATTAGCATTAAAAGTATCGGATTTACTTCCAAAAAAACCAAAAGTACAAGTTTTTAAGACTTATGGAACCGCAATGTTGCGTTTTGAAGATACCGAAATAGAGTTTGTTGGTGCCCGAAAAGAATCCTACAATCTCGACAGCCGAAATCCAATTGTAGAAAACGGAACGCTCGAAGACGATCAAAACAGACGTGATTTCACCATCAATGCATTGGCTTTATCATTAAATCCAAAAACTTTCGGAGACCTTTCAGATCCTTTCGGAGGTATATCTGACTTGGAGAGCAAAATCATAAAAACTCCTCTCGATCCCGACATAACCTTTTCGGACGATCCTTTGCGAATGCTAAGAGGGATTCGTTTTGCTACGCAATTGGGTTTTGCCATAGACCAAAATTCATTGGACTCAATTGCCAAAAATGCAGAACGAATCAAAATCATTTCCGGAGAACGAATTGTCGAAGAACTAAACAAAATTCTTTCGACAGACAAACCTTCGGTGGGTTTTTTATTGTTATACAAAACTGGACTTTTGGATATTATACTTCCGGAACTAACCGCCTTAAATCAGGTAGAAGAAATAGAAGGACACACCCACAAAAACAACTTTTATCACACACTCGAAGTAGTCGACAACATTTGTCCCAACACTGATGATGTATGGCTGCGTTGGGCTGCTTTATTGCACGATATTGGAAAAGCACCGACAAAACGCTTCAACAAAAAACAAGGCTGGACTTTTCACGGACATGAATTCCTTGGTGGAAAAATGGCAAAAAAGATATTCGAACGCCTGCATATGCCGCTGAATCACAAAATGAAATTTGTACAAAAAATGGTCATTATGAGTTCTCGACCAATCGTTTTGGCACAGGATATCGTCACCGATTCAGCCGTTAGACGTTTGGTTTTTGATGCTGGAGAAGATGTTGAAAATTTAATGACACTCTGCGAAGCGGATATCACAACCAAAAACCCGAACAAATTCAAAAAATACCATAAAAATTTTGAAATTGTTCGAAAAAAAATCGTCGAAGTCGAAGAACGTGACCATGTCCGTAATTTCCAACCACCCATTTCTGGCGAGGAAATTATGGAAATTTTCAACTTAAAGCCTTCACGAGAAATCGGAATGCTAAAAGATGCAGTGAAAGAAGCTATTTTGGAAGGAGAAATCCCAAACGAATATCAACGAGCTTATGATTTTGTATTGAAAAAAGGAGAAAAAATGGGATTGAAAAAAGTTTAA
- the gloA2 gene encoding SMU1112c/YaeR family gloxylase I-like metalloprotein: MIKLNKVHHIAIIASDYSKSKHFYTDILGLTILQEVYREERESYKLDLALNGNYIIELFSFPNPPKRVSRPEAAGLRHLAFETDDIYQTREHILEQGCTAEDIRVDEFTEKKFFFMSDPDDTPIEFYER, encoded by the coding sequence ATGATTAAACTAAACAAAGTACATCACATTGCCATAATTGCCTCGGATTATTCCAAATCAAAACATTTTTACACTGATATTTTGGGGCTGACCATACTCCAAGAAGTTTATCGTGAAGAACGCGAATCCTACAAATTGGATTTGGCACTCAACGGAAATTATATTATTGAATTGTTTTCGTTTCCAAACCCGCCAAAAAGAGTTTCAAGACCCGAAGCCGCAGGATTGCGCCATCTGGCTTTTGAAACTGATGATATCTACCAAACTCGCGAACACATTTTAGAACAAGGCTGCACCGCCGAGGATATAAGAGTTGATGAATTTACAGAAAAGAAATTTTTCTTCATGTCTGACCCGGATGACACACCGATAGAGTTTTACGAGAGATAA
- a CDS encoding thioredoxin family protein: protein MKILSGLLLFVSVFFMTGFAPDTPTPYKIGDKATDFKLKSVDGKMYSLSDFKNAKGFIIVFTCNHCPFAKKYEDRINDLAKKYKPQGYVLLAINPSDPSLEPDDSFESMKLRAKEKGFVFPYLVDEGQKIYPQYGATKTPHAFLLDKNLVVKYIGAIDDNVDSASEVKEKYLENAIAALESGKTPSPETTKAIGCSIKAKK from the coding sequence ATGAAAATTTTGTCAGGACTTTTATTGTTTGTTTCCGTTTTTTTCATGACGGGATTTGCTCCAGATACGCCAACCCCTTATAAAATTGGTGATAAAGCCACCGATTTTAAATTAAAATCGGTTGACGGGAAAATGTATAGTTTGTCTGATTTTAAAAACGCAAAAGGCTTTATAATCGTTTTTACCTGTAATCACTGTCCGTTTGCCAAAAAATACGAAGACAGAATTAATGATTTGGCAAAAAAGTATAAACCGCAAGGCTATGTTTTATTAGCGATTAATCCAAGTGATCCAAGTTTAGAGCCAGATGACAGTTTTGAATCGATGAAATTAAGAGCCAAGGAAAAAGGATTTGTATTCCCATATTTGGTTGACGAAGGGCAAAAAATCTACCCTCAATATGGTGCGACAAAAACTCCTCATGCCTTTCTGTTGGATAAAAATCTTGTCGTAAAATATATTGGTGCTATTGATGATAATGTGGATAGTGCCAGTGAAGTGAAAGAAAAATACCTTGAAAATGCCATTGCAGCCCTTGAAAGCGGAAAAACACCTTCGCCCGAAACTACAAAAGCTATTGGCTGTTCGATTAAAGCAAAGAAGTGA
- a CDS encoding COX15/CtaA family protein — protein MKIKKNKSVIIWLLSGCFLVFVMVVVGGITRLTNSGLSMTDWHLVTDTLPPLTEAKWQEAFEQYKQFPEYQKINIHNDFTLSDYKFIYFWEWFHRFIGRIIGLVFVVPFIYFLFKKKIDKATLNKCFVLLGMGALQGFFGWFMVRSGLVDNPDVSHFRLSLHLTFAFITFAYTLWVALDLIYPDRKPANIPLRKIAQFTLFFLLLQIIYGGFVAGLNAGLIHNHWPMMSDGQFVHETVFLEQKTLFLNLVEGKSGVQFVHRTLAYVVVGFILFLFFKSKKSKLDNQQKSGVNALVALVFLQFILGVYTLLYYVPLWLGLAHQVNAFFLLTAMTYTLHRLSK, from the coding sequence ATGAAAATAAAAAAAAACAAATCCGTAATTATCTGGCTCCTATCGGGTTGCTTTTTAGTGTTCGTAATGGTAGTTGTAGGTGGCATCACCCGATTAACCAATTCTGGTTTATCCATGACCGATTGGCATTTGGTAACCGACACCCTCCCGCCTCTTACCGAAGCCAAATGGCAGGAAGCTTTCGAACAATACAAACAATTTCCCGAGTATCAAAAAATCAACATTCATAACGATTTTACACTTTCCGATTACAAATTCATCTATTTCTGGGAGTGGTTTCACCGTTTCATCGGAAGAATAATAGGTTTGGTTTTCGTCGTTCCGTTTATTTATTTTTTATTCAAGAAAAAAATCGACAAAGCTACTCTAAACAAATGTTTTGTCCTACTAGGAATGGGCGCTTTGCAAGGATTCTTTGGTTGGTTTATGGTAAGAAGCGGATTGGTAGACAACCCAGATGTGAGTCATTTCCGTCTTTCATTGCACCTTACATTTGCCTTCATCACCTTTGCCTACACGCTTTGGGTAGCCTTAGACCTAATCTATCCCGACAGAAAACCGGCTAATATCCCGTTACGAAAAATAGCGCAATTCACTTTATTCTTCCTGCTCTTGCAAATCATCTACGGAGGTTTTGTTGCCGGACTAAATGCAGGACTTATCCACAACCATTGGCCAATGATGAGCGACGGGCAATTCGTTCACGAAACAGTCTTTTTGGAACAAAAAACACTTTTCCTAAACCTTGTTGAAGGAAAAAGCGGTGTGCAATTCGTTCACAGAACATTAGCCTATGTTGTAGTCGGATTCATTTTATTTTTGTTCTTCAAAAGCAAAAAAAGCAAGCTCGACAATCAGCAAAAAAGCGGAGTAAACGCTTTGGTTGCACTTGTATTTCTGCAGTTTATCCTAGGTGTTTATACCCTGTTATACTATGTTCCGCTTTGGTTGGGCTTGGCTCATCAGGTAAATGCCTTCTTCCTGCTGACCGCAATGACTTACACGCTTCATCGATTGAGCAAATAA
- a CDS encoding YciI family protein — translation MKKAFLTLLLITNLNLVFSQETNSAYDEKLAKSLNADERGMKQYVFCILKTGSNTTATAEEKNNLFKGHMDNITRLAKEGKLVLAGPFMKNDRNYRGIYIFNVATIEEAKALVATDPAVKANIFEVELTPWYGTAALQETLKIHEKITKK, via the coding sequence ATGAAAAAAGCCTTCCTTACCCTATTGCTCATAACCAATCTCAATTTGGTTTTTTCGCAAGAAACAAATTCAGCTTATGACGAAAAACTAGCCAAATCCCTAAATGCAGACGAACGCGGCATGAAGCAATATGTGTTTTGTATTTTGAAAACCGGAAGCAATACCACCGCAACTGCCGAAGAAAAAAACAATCTGTTCAAGGGACACATGGACAACATAACCCGATTAGCGAAAGAAGGTAAACTGGTACTGGCTGGACCATTCATGAAAAACGACAGAAACTATCGGGGAATTTACATCTTTAATGTTGCCACCATCGAAGAAGCAAAAGCGCTAGTTGCTACTGATCCAGCAGTAAAAGCCAATATTTTTGAAGTCGAATTGACTCCCTGGTACGGAACTGCAGCATTGCAGGAAACACTAAAGATTCACGAAAAAATAACAAAAAAATAG
- a CDS encoding TlpA family protein disulfide reductase yields MKHLFYLVFLLLFSNTIRAQKVAVYDNYVTLEKEVLNDKSATYVVNFWATWCAPCVKELPHFEKLNSENKKVKVVLVSLDFKNQYETKLLPFVKNKKIKSQVVLLTDKDYNSWLPIVDKDWSGSIPATLIIKNGKKVFAEKIFSSDEELNEFVNKNSN; encoded by the coding sequence ATGAAACATTTATTCTATTTGGTTTTTTTACTTCTATTTTCAAATACAATTAGAGCTCAAAAAGTAGCTGTTTATGATAATTATGTAACTTTGGAAAAAGAGGTTTTGAACGATAAAAGTGCTACTTATGTTGTCAACTTTTGGGCGACTTGGTGTGCGCCTTGCGTGAAAGAATTACCCCATTTTGAAAAATTAAATTCGGAGAATAAAAAGGTAAAAGTGGTGCTCGTAAGTTTGGATTTTAAGAATCAATATGAGACGAAATTGCTTCCATTTGTGAAGAACAAAAAGATCAAATCTCAAGTCGTTTTGCTGACGGATAAAGATTACAATTCGTGGCTTCCGATAGTGGATAAAGATTGGTCGGGATCGATTCCGGCAACACTGATTATCAAAAATGGAAAGAAAGTTTTTGCCGAAAAAATCTTTTCAAGCGATGAGGAACTCAACGAATTTGTAAACAAGAATAGTAACTAA
- a CDS encoding 2TM domain-containing protein has protein sequence MEMNFNEQDRYFLAKKKVENIKGFYGNLIAFVIVNAVLLFINLYTSPQYLWFYWPLFWWGIGVVFHGLKVFEVFPAFGKDWEERKIKEFMEKEKQNQNK, from the coding sequence ATGGAAATGAATTTTAACGAACAGGACAGATATTTTTTGGCAAAAAAGAAAGTCGAAAATATCAAGGGATTTTATGGAAATTTAATTGCTTTTGTAATTGTAAATGCAGTTTTGCTTTTCATAAACCTATACACATCACCACAGTATTTATGGTTTTACTGGCCTTTGTTTTGGTGGGGAATTGGAGTGGTTTTTCACGGACTAAAAGTTTTTGAAGTTTTTCCCGCTTTTGGGAAAGACTGGGAAGAAAGAAAAATCAAAGAGTTTATGGAAAAAGAAAAACAGAATCAAAATAAGTAG